TATCTGAGATATTGAGAGGAGACTGTAGAGCATTCTTATTTCTGGAGGTCACAGTCCAGTACAGCCTTTGATAGAAATGTAGATTAATAAAGTGTGTCATGTGATGTTGTCATAGCTTGTCATTAAAAAAGCCCTGTTACATACACAAATGCAATCTGGTGCTTAGTAACTCTTTCATCTATGTTCTTACACATCTTGTAGATCTAGCATTCTCCATcgccctcccttttttttttacttacccgTCTTTGAAGAAGTGCAGAGCTCCTTTTAGTTCTGTAATGGCATCAAACATTTTCACTTTACAAGCATCTAGGGCAGGGTTCACAGATGGTGTCACTGGGGTGGTAGTAGTGGTCCTGGTGGAAGGGGTGGTAGTAGTGATTCTAGTGGATGGAGTGGTGGTGGTTGACATTGGCTCGTCGGTGGGTTTTGGTGGAGCAGGATGTGGCCCAGACCCTAGAAATAGTTTCAGATATTATCCTTATTTAAAATGACCACTCTTAATGGTCACATAAAAACCATGGAGAATGTGCAGAAGAACATAAATTGTGATACCATATAGATATTGGATCCCACGCACATCATCTTCATGAAGCTGTAAATCTTTCACATAGCTGTACATGGGGTACATGAGAGAATCTTTCACATCACTGTGATCCAGACCAAGTGCATGGCCAAACTCATGGGCTGCCACCAGAAAAAGACTGTACCCTAAACAAAGAGGAGCAATATCACACACAAAAGCAGGAACACAATGGATAGCACAATTAAGCTAGTAACACTTAGCATTTAACAGGGTTTTCTTGTAAAAAGTTGACAGTACTAACCTTTATCagggcagaagccccacttcttgTCTTGGTCATAGCTGGAGGTGGTAGCACACCATAACTTCCTATCACTACGCCCCTCACTAGTGCAGGAATTGTATCTTTTCCCCAGGAATGTGAATGGAAAGACACAAGGATCTCCCTGGGAGTTACCGCCAATCACAGAGGTATCTGAAAAAGAGTCATGTTGCTAAAGACCTAGATCtactacaataaaataaatgatcaagGATCACATTGTCCAGTAATTTGCAACATATCCCCTTATACCAAGACCATAACCAACTCAGTTGCACCATTTGCAAATACACATTGTATGATTCTATGAAATATAGAAGGGAGCTATACCTCGGTTAGGGCAAAATCCATATTTGTGGTCTTGATCATAGTTGGCAGTGGTGCTGCACCATCGGTATCCATCTTGGCGCCCATCCTTGGTACATCCATTATATGACACACCATCAAAGATGAAAGGGATGACACAAGGCTCCCCATTGCTGTTCCCTCCATATGTATAGAGTACTATGGAGATAGGGAATAACTTTAGAAAACATATTTGCATCAACACCCCCTAGTTATACCCCCTGCAGTAAATACAAATATGAGTGTTTGAGCCCTTTTTGTTACATTGTTACACTCTGGGTATATGGATACTCACACTCGCTGGGGCAGAAGCCATATTTTTTATCCTGATCAAAGTCTGGAGTTGTGCTGCACCAAGGCAGCCCATCTGAGCGTCCATCACTTGTACAGTAGTTGTAAGACTGACCATCAAATATAAACGGGAAGTGACACGCAGCCCCTTCTGCATTCCCATACCGAGTCTTTACCACTGAAAAGCAAGAAGAAAGCAAGGTTTAAAGCCAGAGGCAAAATAACTGCGACAAGTTGGTGGAAATGAATATGCATGAGATTGCTTCTCCATTAATGTTtgggaaaaaaagacataaaatgcTTTCCTGCACCCAGGAAGCTCCACTATTATATATAGTTGGCTGATTTTATGGTGGAAGTTAGGTAAAGGAATGAGTATTTATATAGCGAGAATTTTGTGACCTGTCAGTCTGGTGAGCCTGTAAAAACAATCTGACTGGCCTTATTATCAATGACCCTTTAGAGCCCTCTGCAAAAATGACAGTATGGACAGGCACAACTAGGCCAGATGTTCCAATCAATTTAAGAATAAAACTGCCTACTTGCCCTAAATGATAAAATAACAGTGAATAAGTAAACACAAGATAATTTTTTTCAGGTATGAATAACCAAATTAGGGTATGGTTTCAAAAGTTTAGCATTTGTCCTGATCTTTAGTTTAGAATTTAGTATCAAGCCAAATCCAGAATTAATTAATTTGGTGCAGTTCTAATTAAAGTAAGAACACTTGCCTTCTGTCTGCTCTGTAGGTTTAATGTGCTACTTTCAGCACCTAAACTTAACCACCACCCCTCACTGAAGGCATGAACAAACTGGGCTGGTAAATAGTTGATCATTCTGGATGGTGTGGCCTTGGTCAGTCTAGGGCTGTGATGAATCCCTTTTGAGGATCTGGGCCCAGTCCTTAACTTGTAAAAATGAtccatatttatgaaaatattgctTTAACAGCAATTCAGGTATAGCTCTACAATTATCTAGCacagcaaataagtgttcacccACTTTCTTACACCAAtggaccttcaggctgggctctaAGAACTATTTAGAAAATAAACAGTGTTCTCCTCAAACCTCAATCTAACTGACCTGTAGTTTAAGCCACCCCACCCATTCAGTGCCCTGTGCTCCCCTAGGTGGCAAgccccacatttttaaaacaatgggtccaggtgcaaattaTTCTGGTTGGGCCCTTAAATGTCACTAATACTGTGTTGCTAGACGACACATGATTCACTCTCAGATGATACCTGCATCCCCTATGCAACCTTCACTTGCTCATAACCACAGCTTTATTTTTAGAACCTTCGGATGACTTCTCCCCCATGTGATACTAGCAATGACACTTCATGTTTTATATTAGTTCTCCTCCTCTGTATTGGCAGTACATACCAATTCCAGTACCAAGTGTCCAGAACTCATCATCATCAAAGTGAGCATCGCCTTGCATTCCAGGGCCTGGTGGATATGCATGGGCCAAGAGGCCATCTTTCCCATCGAAGGGGTAAGGATCACCATGGTCTGTAAGAAAAGTTGATGAAAGGATCTGTTACTACTGCTTCTGACATCACCACGTGGCactgtaaggatattagaaatcacagagGACCTTTTTCACTATACAAGGGAAAGACAAAATAATATGAGCAATATAGATTGGGGAACTCAAAACACCAG
The Xenopus laevis strain J_2021 chromosome 9_10S, Xenopus_laevis_v10.1, whole genome shotgun sequence DNA segment above includes these coding regions:
- the mmp9.2.S gene encoding matrix metalloproteinase-9; the protein is MAGLYTLILVSILCAWGNSAPTASKTPVSITFPGEIRTNMTSVEVAEWYLVKFGYLPLQQGPNHHVSLKKALSQMQRKLGLTVTGNLDAETLDAMKSPRCGVPDIGNYNTFEGELKWDHNDITYRILNYSPDLDPEVIDDAFARAFKVWSDVTPLSFTRIYSGEPDINILFGTENHGDPYPFDGKDGLLAHAYPPGPGMQGDAHFDDDEFWTLGTGIVVKTRYGNAEGAACHFPFIFDGQSYNYCTSDGRSDGLPWCSTTPDFDQDKKYGFCPSELLYTYGGNSNGEPCVIPFIFDGVSYNGCTKDGRQDGYRWCSTTANYDQDHKYGFCPNRDTSVIGGNSQGDPCVFPFTFLGKRYNSCTSEGRSDRKLWCATTSSYDQDKKWGFCPDKGYSLFLVAAHEFGHALGLDHSDVKDSLMYPMYSYVKDLQLHEDDVRGIQYLYGSGPHPAPPKPTDEPMSTTTTPSTRITTTTPSTRTTTTTPVTPSVNPALDACKVKMFDAITELKGALHFFKDGLYWTVTSRNKNALQSPLNISDTWPALPTKIDTAFQDPTSKMTFFFSGRKFWQYTGKSVLGPRSIEKLGLSKDVEGIMGSFARDNGKALLFNGERYWRLNVKTLTVDKGYPRLTDVDYAGVPSDSHDVFLYQGKYHFCQDRFFWRMTSRKQVDRVGYVKYDLLHCPEH